One Paralichthys olivaceus isolate ysfri-2021 chromosome 21, ASM2471397v2, whole genome shotgun sequence genomic window carries:
- the vps25 gene encoding vacuolar protein-sorting-associated protein 25: MSFEWPWQYNFPPFFTLQPNVDTRQKQLAAWCSLALSYCRHHKLYTLDIMEAQESPVFNNKKIERKLSMEAIQVVFEELRKKGNLEWLDKNKSRCLVMWRRPEEWGKLIYQWVSRNGMNNSVFTLYELSNGDDTDGEEFHGLEDWMLLRSLQALQTEGKAELMTMEDGKGVKFF, from the exons ATGAGCTTTGAGTGGCCCTGGCAGTACAACTTCCCACCGTTTTTCAC GCTACAGCCCAATGTTGACACGAGACAGAAACAGCTGGCAGCATGGTGTTCCCTGGCTCTGTCGTACTGCCGGCATCACAAGCTCTACACCCTGGACATCATGGAGGCTCAGGAAAGCCCCGTGTTCAACAACAAGAAGATAGAAC GAAAACTGTCAATGGAAGCAATTCAAGTTGTGTTTGAGGAGCTGCGGAAAAAAG GTAACCTCGAATGGTTGGACAAAAACAAGTCCCGGTGTTTAGTCATGTGGAGACGACCAGAGGAGTGGGGCAAGTTAATATACCAGTGG GTTTCCAGAAATGGGATGAACAACTCTGTGTTTACACTTTATGAGTTGTCCAATGGTGATGACACAGACGGTGAAG AGTTTCACGGTCTTGAAGACTGGATGCTCCTGCGCTCGTTGCAGGCTTTACAAACAGAAGGCAAAGCTGAGCTCATGACCATGGAGGACGGAAAGGGCGTCAAATTCTTCTGA
- the arhgap27 gene encoding rho GTPase-activating protein 27: MGLVSVQYEFEYTARNGRLVSIKPNESYILVSKVNEHWWHVRRDPHSSPFYVPAQYVVECVSEAADMTSCKATSLIHVPAQEASRETYRFSTFGLCDSLTDVKTPTEGRTGSCAPTVDNTQTPSGSSSSTLAHLQTYSLPLLKKPPPAPKVEDGRQEAQSSLQEDKEGQSCVGDEDLTFPSPPDSPIYDTIPELGPKCDSLSDPLASGDISAAEPQNRTAAATSSTDAALTEQVENESLRSAIYVNVAQLRQSISESPPSAPSSYSPSYLDQEGWEVHIDQESGQEYFYHPSTGQTTWDNPFLDSPTDPKRLPALDPCSPSPPQSPVLSLSTSSPPAWPSDWEQLVDETSGRPYFYNPMSGETSWEPPELLSPYPPLMEPMSVHRFHEDGPPPLPEEDYPSEDYPSAAEQTEVYKEILATGPPTLPKEYTLGHVSRTIIPRANLDRSTPSGWNLNVEPNGTWVFTSELSPDQWIKSVDDRGQTYYYLRDGSRSQWNLPEAPGHSRVENGVEVENVSVIKNWRHTMGPAQLSSAQDEGRFVPTHRRNTSDYSSDSSSTGNSPETQHNLQNLEKAGILNKTKVSENGKKVRKNWGQTWTVLHGGVLTFHKDPKSAATGASSKTNQIVPEVTVDLRGATIGWASKDKSSKKNVLELKGKNGVEFLIQYDTESIINDWHKVLMDTIRQLEYQDHHSEEEDGDLYEKIVEPSGAGIDKRRSSKPSVTHSNSSAADVDQKRVRTKLMKFLLKRPTLQSVKEKGYIRDNVFGCHLGTLCAQERTTVPSFVERCIKAVEKRGLDIDGLYRVSGNLAVIQKLRFKADHEELDLEDGQWEDVHVITGALKLFFRELPEPLFPFSHFENFIKAIRISDHNTKVSCMRELVKSLPPPNHDTMELLFGHLRRVIQFWEDNRMTVQNVAIVFGPTLLRPEMEASNIAIHMVFQNQIVEFVLNEYERIFHSS, encoded by the exons ATGGGGCTTGTGTCGGTGCAGTATGAGTTTGAGTACACAGCGAGGAACGGCCGCCTCGTCTCCATCAAGCCGAACGAAAGCTACATCCTGGTGTCCAAGGTGAACGAGCACTGGTGGCACGTTCGCAGGGATCCGCACTCCAGTCCTTTCTACGTCCCCGCACAGTATGTggtggagtgtgtgagtgaagcaGCAGATATGACCTCATGCAAAGCCACCTCACTGATTCATGTACCAGCTCAGGAAGCTTCAAGAGAGACATACCGCTTCTCCACGTTTGgtctctgtgacagtttaacagaTGTGAAGACGCCTACAGAAGGACGAACCGGCAGCTGTGCACCCACAGTGGATAATACACAGACTCCATCAGGAAGCTCCTCATCCACCTTGGCTCATCTGCAAACGTACAGCCTGCCGCTGCTTAAAAAACCTCCTCCTGCGCCGAAGGTTGAGGACGGACGACAAGAGGCACAGAGTTCCCTTCAGGAGGATAAAGAGGGACAGTCGTGTGTGGGTGATGAGGACTTGACCTTCCCTTCGCCCCCTGATTCACCCATTTATGACACCATACCAGAGCTGGGCCCAAAGTGTGACTCACTCTCTGATCCTCTCGCCTCCGGTGACATTTCGGCAGCAGAGCCGCAGAATCGAACTGCAGCAGCGACGAGCTCCACTGATGCAGCTCTCACTGAGCAG GTGGAGAATGAAAGCCTCCGCTCAGCCATCTACGTCAACGTAGCACAGCTTCGCCAGAGCATCTCTGAGTCTCCCCCCTCGGCTCCCTCGTCCTACTCTCCTTCCTACCTCGACCAAGAGGGATGGGAGGTGCACATTGACCAGGAGAGTGGACAGGAGTACTTCTACCACCCGTCCACCGGGCAAACCACCTGGGACAATCCCTTTCTAGACTCCCCCACGGACCCCAAGCGTCTCCCTGCCTTGGACCCTTGCTCCCCCTCGCCTCCCCAGTCacctgtcctctctctgtccacctcctccccccctgCGTGGCCCTCAGACTGGGAGCAGTTGGTGGATGAGACCAGTGGTCGCCCCTACTTCTACAACCCAATGTCTGGGGAGACGTCCTGGGAGCCTCCAGAGCTGCTGAGCCCGTATCCGCCTCTGATGGAGCCGATGAGCGTGCACAGGTTTCACGAGGACGGGCCG CCTCCTCTGCCTGAAGAGGACTACCCCTCGGAGGATTACCCATCAGCTGCTGAACAAACAGAGGTCTACAAGGAGATCCTCGCCACGGGACCTCCCACCCTCCCTAAAGAGTACACCCTCGGCCACGTGAGCCGGACCATCATCCCCAGGGCCAACCTGGACCGCAGCACCCCGAGCGGCTGGAACCTCAACGTGGAGCCCAACGGAACCTGGGTCTTCACCAGTGAACTCTCTCCAGATCAG TGGATCAAGTCTGTGGACGACCGAGGGCAGACCTACTACTACCTGAGAGACGGCTCCAGGTCTCAGTGGAACCTGCCTGAG GCCCCTGGTCACTCTAGGGTGGAGAATGGCGTTGAGGTGGAAAACGTGTCGGTCATTAAAAACTGGAGACACACCATGGGACCTGCTCAGCTCAGCTCCGCTCAGGATGAAGGG agATTCGTGCCAACTCACAGGAGGAACACGTCCGACTACAGCAGCGACAGCTCCAGCACAGGGAACTCTCCAGAGACGCAGCATAAC ttgcAGAACTTAGAAAAAGCCGGAAttctcaacaaaacaaaagtttctGAGAACGGCAAGAAAGTCAG GAAAAACTGGGGCCAGACATGGACGGTTCTCCACGGAGGAGTGCTGACGTTCCACAAAGACCCAAAGTCCGCAGCGACGGGGGCCTCG AGCAAGACCAATCAGATTGTTCCGGAGGTCACGGTGGACCTGCGAGGAGCCACGATTGGCTGGGCCTCCAAGGACAAATCCAGCAAAAAGAATGTTTTAGAG TTAAAAGGTAAGAACGGTGTGGAGTTTCTGATTCAGTACGACACTGAAAGCATCATCAACGACTGGCACAAAGTCTTAATGGACACCATACGACAACTG GAGTACCAGGACCATcactcagaggaggaggacggggatTTATACGAGAAGATCGTAGAGCCTAGCGGCGCTGGCATCGACAAGCGAAGAT CCTCGAAGCCGAgtgtcacacactcaaacagctCTGCGGCAGACGTTGATCAGAAAAGGGTTCGAACCAAGCTGATGAAGTTCCTCTTGAAACGTCCAACGCTGCAGTCAGTCAAGGAGAAAGGATACATCCGAG ACAATGTGTTCGGTTGCCATCTGGGCACACTCTGTGCACAGGAGAGGACCACAGTTCCCAGTTTTGTGGAGAGATGTATCAAAGCAGTggagaagagag GTTTAGACATTGACGGACTCTACAGAGTGAGCGGGAACCTCGCTGTCATTCAGAAACTGCGCTTCAAGGCTGATCACG AGGAGCTGGACCTGGAGGACGGGCAGTGGGAGGACGTTCATGTCATCACCGGAGCGCTCAAGTTGTTTTTCCGAGAGCTTCCTGAGCCGCTTTTCCCATTCAGCCACTTTGAAAACTTCATCAAAGCCATCA GAATTTCTGATCATAACACAAAAGTGTCTTGCATGCGTGAACTGGTCAAATCCCTTCCTCCTCCAAATCACGACACCATGGAACTTCTTTTTGGTCATTTACGCAG GGTCATTCAGTTCTGGGAGGACAATCGCATGACTGTGCAGAACGTCGCCATCGTGTTCGGTCCAACGCTGCTTCGGCCAGAGATGGAGGCGTCCAACATCGCGATACACATGGTGTTTCAGAACCAGATCGTGGAGTTCGTTCTGAATGAATATGAGCGAATCTTCCACTCCAGCTAA
- the mfsd13a gene encoding transmembrane protein 180: MGKSVWGFSQDIFSTAVLYGSLALFTSILHNVFLLYYMETFVSIYKIDKVSFWVGETVFLLWNSLNDPLFGWLSDRSFLSSPQTGSQITSPEVVLKRLKALSTNGPLFALSFLAFWVAWARPGLQFMLCLCLYDGFLTMVDLHHSALMADLAVSATDRTRLNFHCSVFSALGSFSVFLSYSFWNKEDFYSFRLFCVTLAVFSILGFLLVSRLLKHRFQKEVRPRQDEALTLKELSVGHAPLTQSEKPVTIRQYLKQLSRHRNFIWFVSMNLVQVFHCHFNNNFFPLFLEHLLSDNISASTGSILLGISYIAPHLNNLYFLTLCQRYGVYQVIHWLFMLKLGLGVFMVLAGVDHIYLLCIFIASNRVFTEGTCKLLKLVVSDLVDEDFVVNRRQQAASALLFGMVALLTKPGQTFAPLIGTWLLCVYTGYDIFERGPVKDSLVAVPDVVSGSGTPPLRLGCFYMLVFVPIICALLQLAAWSRFTLHGRKLQGIKNLRQSAQHGHLIDVKAI; this comes from the exons ATGGGCAAGAGCGTATGGGGATTCTCGCAAGATATCTTCTCTACTGCGGTGCTGTACGGCTCACTGGCCCTGTTTACCTCCATCCTCCACAATGTGTTCCTGCTTTACTACATGGAGACGTTCGTGTCCATCTACAAGATTGATAAAGTCTCCTTCTGGGTGGGAGAG ACGGTGTTCCTGCTATGGAACAGTCTGAATGACCCTCTGTTCGGGTGGCTGAGTGATCGCTCCTTCCTCAGCTCTCCTCA GACAGGCTCTCAGATCACATCTCCAGAGGTGGTGCTGAAGCGCCTGAAGGCTCTCTCCACAAATGGCCCCCTCTTTGCTCTGTCCTTCCTGGCCTTCTGGGTGGCGTGGGCCAGGCCAGGCCTGCAGTTCATGCTGTGCCTGTGCCTGTATGACGGTTTCCTCACCATGGTGGACCTCCACCACAGCGCCCTGATGGCTGACCTCGCCGTGTCCGCCACAGATCGCACGCGCCTCAACTTTCACTGCTCGGTGTTCAGCGCTCTGGGCTCATTCTCTGTTTTTTTGTCCTATTCTTTCTGGAACAAGGAGGATTTTTACTCTTTCCGTCTTTTCTGCGTGACTCTGGCAGTTTTTTCGATTTTGGGTTTTTTATTAGTGTCCAGGTTACTGAAGCATCGTTTTCAGAAGGAAGTCCGTCCAAGGCAGGATGAGGCACTAACGCTCAAAGA ATTGAGTGTCGGCCATGCACCACTTACCCAATCAGAAAAACCTGTCACGATTCGACAGTACCTCAAGCAGCTGTCAAGACACAGGAATTTTATTTGGTTTGTGTCAATGAATCTTGTTCAG GTGTTTCACTGCCACTTCAACAAcaacttctttcctcttttcctggAACATCTCCTCTCTGACAACATTTCTGCCTCCACAGGTTCTATCTTACTCG GGATCTCTTACATTGCCCCCCACCTGAACAACCTGTATTTCCTTACACTGTGCCAGCGTTACGGGGTTTACCAGGTTATCCACTGGCTGTTCATGCTCAAGCTGGGACTTGGTGTGTTCATGGTGCTGGCAGGGGTTGACCACATTTATCTGCTGTGCATCTTCATCGCTAG TAATCGCGTGTTTACAGAGGGGACGTGCAAGCTGCTGAAACTGGTCGTTTCCGATCTGGTGGATGAAGATTTTGTGGTCAACCGACGGCAGCAGGCCGCCTCTGCTCTCCTGTTCGGGATGGTCGCCCTGCTCACCAAACCTGGCCAGACCTTCGCCCCACTCATTGGCAcctggctgctgtgtgtttacacag GTTATGATATTTTCGAGAGGGGACCTGTGAAGGACTCTCTGGTCGCTGTGCCTGATGTTGTCTCCGGCTCAGGGACCCCACCTCTACGCCTGGGCTGCTTCTACATGTTGGTGTTCGTGCCTATCATCTGTGCCCTGCTCCAGCTGGCCGCCTGGTCCCGCTTCACACTTCACGGCCGTAAACTGCAAGGGATCAAGAACCTGAGGCAATCGGCCCAGCACGGCCACCTCATTGATGTCAAGGCTATATGA